Proteins encoded in a region of the Streptomyces sp. NBC_00310 genome:
- a CDS encoding thiolase domain-containing protein, whose protein sequence is MSKEPVAVVGVGQTKHVAARRDVSIAGLVREAAQRALDDAELTWADVEAVVIGKAPDFFEGVMMPELYLADALGAVGKPMMRVHTAGSVGGSTALVAASLVAARVHGTVLTLAFEKQSESNAMWGLSLPIPFQQPLLAGAGGFFAPHVRAYMRRSGAPDTVGSLVAYKNRRNALKNPYAHLHEHDITLEKVQASPMLWDPIRYSETCPSSDGAVAMVLTDRAGAARAPRPAAWMHGGAMRSEPTLFAGKDSVSPRAGRDCAADVYRQAGIADPRREIDAVEMYVPFSWYEPMWLENLGFAAEGEGWKLTESGVTELDGDLPVDMSGGVLSTNPIGASGMIRFAEAALQVRGLAGEHQVEGARRVLGHAYGGGSQFFSMWLVGAEPPTS, encoded by the coding sequence ATGAGCAAGGAGCCCGTGGCCGTCGTAGGCGTCGGCCAGACCAAGCACGTGGCGGCCCGCCGGGACGTGTCGATCGCCGGGCTCGTCCGGGAGGCCGCCCAACGGGCCCTCGACGACGCCGAGTTGACCTGGGCCGACGTCGAGGCCGTCGTCATCGGCAAGGCGCCCGACTTCTTCGAGGGCGTCATGATGCCCGAGCTGTACCTCGCCGACGCGCTCGGCGCGGTGGGCAAGCCCATGATGCGGGTGCACACGGCGGGCTCGGTCGGCGGATCGACCGCGCTGGTCGCCGCGAGCCTGGTCGCCGCCCGTGTCCACGGCACGGTGCTGACCCTCGCCTTCGAGAAACAGTCCGAATCGAACGCCATGTGGGGACTGTCCCTGCCGATCCCGTTCCAGCAGCCGCTGCTGGCCGGCGCGGGCGGCTTCTTCGCCCCGCACGTCCGGGCGTACATGCGGCGCAGCGGCGCCCCCGACACCGTCGGCTCCCTGGTGGCGTACAAGAACCGCCGCAACGCGCTGAAGAACCCGTACGCCCATCTCCACGAGCACGACATCACGCTGGAGAAGGTCCAGGCCTCGCCCATGCTGTGGGACCCGATCCGCTACTCGGAGACCTGTCCGTCCTCCGACGGGGCCGTGGCGATGGTCCTCACCGACCGCGCGGGCGCCGCCCGGGCGCCCCGGCCCGCCGCGTGGATGCACGGCGGCGCGATGCGCAGCGAGCCGACCCTGTTCGCGGGGAAGGACAGCGTGTCGCCGCGCGCGGGACGGGACTGCGCGGCCGACGTGTACCGGCAGGCGGGCATCGCGGATCCGCGCCGGGAGATCGACGCGGTGGAGATGTACGTGCCGTTCTCCTGGTACGAGCCGATGTGGCTGGAGAACCTCGGCTTCGCGGCCGAGGGCGAGGGCTGGAAACTCACCGAGTCGGGCGTCACCGAACTGGACGGGGATCTTCCGGTCGACATGTCCGGCGGAGTGCTCTCCACCAATCCCATCGGCGCCTCCGGCATGATCCGTTTCGCGGAGGCGGCGTTGCAGGTGAGGGGGCTGGCCGGAGAGCACCAGGTTGAGGGCGCCCGCCGGGTGCTCGGGCACGCCTACGGCGGCGGATCGCAGTTCTTCTCGATGTGGCTCGTGGGCGCCGAGCCGCCGACCTCCTGA